From a region of the Odoribacter splanchnicus DSM 20712 genome:
- a CDS encoding YccF domain-containing protein, which yields MKILGNIIWLLFGGIFVAVEYFIASIGLFITIIGIPFGLQTVKLGILALWPFGSEIVHKQSPHGCLSTLMNIIWFFIGGIWIFLSHIFWGVLFCITIIGIPFGMQHFKLAGLALTPFGHDVK from the coding sequence ATGAAAATTTTAGGAAATATCATTTGGTTACTATTCGGAGGAATCTTCGTCGCCGTCGAATATTTCATCGCCAGTATCGGATTATTTATCACAATCATCGGTATTCCCTTCGGGCTCCAGACAGTCAAACTCGGTATATTGGCATTATGGCCCTTCGGAAGCGAGATCGTACATAAACAATCGCCCCACGGATGCCTCTCTACCCTGATGAACATCATCTGGTTTTTTATAGGCGGAATCTGGATTTTCCTATCGCACATTTTTTGGGGAGTCCTGTTTTGCATCACGATTATCGGTATCCCATTCGGAATGCAACATTTCAAATTAGCCGGACTGGCACTCACTCCTTTCGGACACGATGTAAAATAA
- a CDS encoding LysE family translocator: MNLWGFISAAVLLTLMPGPDILFVITQSITRGRKAGMVFAAGLCTGLIAHVTAVSLGVSILLMSSPVAFTMLKFAGAAYLLYLGVKAFLARRENHFELSGDAAVSGKLYRKGILMNILNPKVILFFLAFFPQFIDKGIENPIPQMLLLGLVFMVQAFLIFSMVAAVADRLARRLMQNPKVALAVNVAESLIYCVIGVSILFVR; the protein is encoded by the coding sequence ATGAACCTTTGGGGATTTATTAGTGCGGCAGTGCTGCTGACTTTGATGCCGGGACCGGATATACTTTTTGTGATTACACAGAGTATCACCCGGGGACGAAAGGCCGGGATGGTCTTTGCCGCCGGATTGTGTACCGGCTTGATCGCTCATGTAACGGCTGTCAGTCTGGGTGTTTCGATTTTGCTGATGAGTTCTCCTGTAGCTTTTACGATGTTGAAGTTTGCCGGTGCTGCTTATTTGTTGTATCTTGGAGTAAAAGCTTTTCTGGCCCGTCGGGAGAATCATTTCGAGTTGTCGGGAGACGCTGCTGTCAGTGGAAAACTATACCGGAAAGGGATACTGATGAATATATTGAATCCTAAGGTAATCTTGTTTTTTCTGGCTTTTTTTCCGCAATTTATAGATAAAGGGATAGAAAATCCCATTCCTCAGATGTTATTGTTAGGGCTTGTTTTTATGGTTCAGGCTTTCCTGATTTTTTCAATGGTAGCTGCTGTGGCGGATCGGTTAGCTCGTCGCTTGATGCAAAACCCTAAGGTGGCTTTGGCGGTGAATGTGGCAGAATCTTTGATTTATTGTGTCATCGGAGTCAGCATATTGTTTGTAAGATAA
- a CDS encoding 6-bladed beta-propeller, with amino-acid sequence MKTPIVYLLFMIVLYLSCSPRPQSPADIHTDLSNNKILQLSELFDRIRYIPLETPDTALIANVQSVTYHNGRYYLIAENTLYVFNRHGQYLSQHNNRGRGANEYSSIFKVKSSIGDSVIYVSGDNGKGHIVMAYDKNGNYLKTLIQNRSFNMEFNVLENGIIISDGRTVSLYDKQGKLENEIRISPFDSISFGTSNYLSDFSSQEVIFSCPGSDTLYFLGKSGITRKISLDYGHNQSPEQFKKSLSKPITFPYFHNFISLGKTVLDLIVIGQKQYMIQLDLTHRTATVCDTLVNDIDHTIPYIPREMVQNQGLMVLPAPVFFHFIQPEQLAAIPALRNLTEDANPVIVVLNLKSSSL; translated from the coding sequence ATGAAAACCCCTATCGTATATCTCCTATTCATGATCGTTCTGTATCTGTCTTGCTCACCTCGTCCCCAAAGCCCGGCCGATATTCACACCGATCTCAGCAATAACAAGATATTACAATTATCCGAACTATTCGACAGGATCCGTTATATTCCTTTGGAAACTCCAGATACCGCTTTGATAGCCAACGTACAATCGGTCACTTATCATAACGGCCGTTATTATCTTATCGCCGAAAACACCCTTTATGTTTTCAACCGCCACGGGCAATACCTCTCCCAGCATAACAACCGGGGACGGGGAGCAAACGAATACAGCAGTATCTTCAAAGTAAAAAGTTCCATCGGTGATTCTGTGATCTATGTATCGGGCGATAACGGTAAAGGCCACATCGTCATGGCTTACGACAAGAACGGAAACTACCTGAAAACATTGATACAAAACCGATCCTTCAATATGGAATTTAACGTACTGGAAAATGGTATCATCATTTCGGATGGGCGAACCGTCTCCCTATATGACAAACAAGGGAAATTGGAAAACGAAATTCGGATCAGTCCTTTCGATTCTATCTCTTTCGGTACGAGCAATTATTTATCCGATTTCTCCAGCCAGGAGGTTATATTCAGTTGTCCCGGTAGTGACACCCTCTATTTTTTGGGTAAAAGCGGTATTACCCGTAAAATATCCCTGGATTACGGTCATAATCAAAGCCCGGAACAATTCAAAAAATCGCTTTCGAAACCGATCACCTTCCCTTATTTTCACAATTTCATTTCCTTAGGTAAAACCGTCCTGGACCTCATCGTTATCGGCCAGAAACAATACATGATTCAACTGGACTTAACCCATCGGACCGCCACGGTATGCGATACCCTCGTCAACGATATCGATCACACGATTCCCTACATTCCCCGGGAGATGGTACAAAATCAAGGTTTGATGGTTTTACCGGCCCCGGTTTTCTTTCATTTTATCCAACCGGAACAACTTGCAGCTATCCCCGCCCTTCGTAACCTGACCGAAGATGCTAATCCGGTAATCGTCGTTTTAAATCTAAAATCCTCCTCTTTATAA
- a CDS encoding LemA family protein, producing the protein MISLIILGIIFLYAIISYNTLTRKRNNVDNAFGSIDVMLKKRFDLIPNLVATVQQYAKHEEETFTKITNLRTKSYDSLTAEEKADFDKTFTAAKNNFFMVAENYPALRSSENFMQLQKTLNETEEQLSASRRTYNAAVTDYNNSVMTFPSNIIANLFSFTKKEVFAIPEEEKVNPDVKKLFRS; encoded by the coding sequence ATGATTTCACTGATTATCCTGGGTATTATTTTCCTGTATGCCATTATATCTTACAATACGCTGACCCGAAAAAGAAACAATGTCGACAACGCTTTCGGTTCGATCGATGTCATGCTGAAAAAAAGATTCGACCTTATTCCCAATTTAGTCGCTACTGTACAGCAATACGCGAAACACGAAGAAGAGACATTTACTAAAATCACAAATTTACGGACGAAGAGTTACGACTCCCTCACAGCTGAAGAAAAAGCAGATTTTGACAAAACATTCACTGCTGCTAAAAATAATTTCTTTATGGTAGCTGAAAACTATCCGGCCTTACGGTCTTCGGAAAATTTCATGCAACTTCAAAAAACACTGAACGAGACAGAAGAACAACTTTCGGCTTCCCGCCGGACCTATAATGCAGCTGTTACGGATTACAACAATTCGGTGATGACCTTTCCATCCAACATCATTGCCAACCTGTTCAGTTTTACCAAAAAAGAAGTATTCGCTATTCCGGAGGAGGAAAAAGTGAATCCGGATGTAAAAAAATTGTTCCGATCTTAA
- a CDS encoding phosphoribosyltransferase, producing the protein MNVKTFEEVRQRFLEITFEERFDLIVAVANGGIIPAAMLNQRLNLDMQLLKLHLRDADQKQLYDRPRLLEEIRFEVKGKKILLVEDRVKTGTTLNYARQLLLGAGAAVVKTFAVNGNADYCLYNEMCFRFPWRTD; encoded by the coding sequence ATGAATGTTAAGACTTTTGAGGAAGTAAGACAGCGTTTTCTGGAGATTACTTTCGAAGAACGATTCGATTTGATTGTTGCTGTTGCGAATGGAGGTATTATTCCGGCAGCGATGCTGAATCAGCGTTTGAATCTGGATATGCAGTTGCTGAAATTGCATTTAAGGGATGCCGATCAAAAACAATTGTACGACCGGCCCCGGTTGTTAGAGGAAATCCGGTTCGAGGTAAAAGGGAAAAAAATATTATTGGTAGAGGACCGGGTAAAAACCGGAACAACCTTGAATTATGCCCGACAGTTGTTGCTCGGTGCGGGGGCTGCTGTAGTGAAGACTTTTGCTGTCAATGGGAATGCCGACTATTGCCTGTATAATGAAATGTGTTTTCGTTTTCCATGGCGGACGGATTAA
- a CDS encoding LemA family protein → MKKGYIVLIVIAVVVLSIFFWFKGAYNGMVNMREAVSAQWSNVENQYQRRLDLIPNLVNTVKGYASHEENTLTEVVNARAKATQMQLNIDQLDEAALKKLSNIQGELSSALSRLMAISENYPDLKANQNFLDLQAQLEGTENRIAVERRKFNDVARSYNAFILQFPRNLVAGMFGFTSKPYFEANAGAENAPKVEF, encoded by the coding sequence ATGAAAAAGGGATACATTGTTTTAATCGTTATCGCTGTAGTTGTATTGAGTATTTTCTTTTGGTTTAAAGGAGCTTACAACGGCATGGTCAATATGCGCGAAGCCGTATCGGCCCAATGGTCGAATGTGGAAAACCAATATCAACGGCGCCTGGATCTGATCCCCAATCTGGTCAATACAGTGAAAGGGTATGCTTCACACGAAGAAAATACACTGACCGAAGTAGTCAATGCCCGGGCAAAAGCCACTCAGATGCAGCTGAATATCGACCAGCTCGACGAAGCGGCCCTAAAAAAATTAAGTAACATACAAGGGGAATTATCCTCCGCTTTATCCCGATTGATGGCTATTTCTGAAAATTATCCGGATCTGAAGGCTAACCAAAACTTTCTTGATTTGCAAGCCCAGCTCGAAGGAACGGAAAACCGGATAGCAGTAGAACGCCGGAAATTCAACGATGTCGCCCGCAGCTACAATGCTTTCATCCTGCAATTCCCCAGAAACCTGGTAGCCGGAATGTTCGGATTCACCTCCAAACCCTATTTTGAAGCCAATGCAGGAGCTGAAAATGCTCCTAAAGTAGAATTTTGA
- a CDS encoding TPM domain-containing protein: MKPSDFFTPAQKTAMVAAIRQAEKDTSGEIRIHFENHCRKNVLDRAAQVFADLKMHKTALRNGVLIYVALEDKQLAILGDAGINAKVPDHFWDDIKNNMIEKFKSGQICEGVCEAVLTAGQQLKAFFPYQADDVNELSDDISFKN, encoded by the coding sequence ATGAAACCATCCGATTTTTTCACCCCGGCTCAGAAGACCGCTATGGTTGCCGCCATCCGGCAAGCAGAAAAAGATACTTCCGGCGAAATCCGGATCCATTTCGAAAATCATTGCCGGAAGAATGTACTCGACCGTGCAGCCCAGGTCTTTGCCGACTTGAAAATGCATAAGACAGCCTTGCGGAACGGTGTACTGATTTACGTCGCATTAGAAGATAAACAATTGGCGATATTGGGAGATGCAGGGATCAATGCGAAAGTGCCGGACCATTTTTGGGATGACATAAAAAACAATATGATAGAAAAATTCAAATCAGGACAGATTTGCGAGGGAGTTTGCGAAGCTGTCCTGACTGCAGGACAGCAGCTAAAAGCTTTTTTTCCCTATCAGGCAGACGATGTCAACGAACTGTCGGACGATATCTCATTTAAAAATTAA
- a CDS encoding 4Fe-4S dicluster domain-containing protein produces the protein MLKKLRVLFAVVMGAVITFYFLDFAGLTTGWPNLARIQFVPALLAGSFGIVLILLVATLLFGRIYCSVICPMGIFQDVVAWIAKRINRKKHYRYTREKRVLRYGVLGIVVLAFLLGATVLLSLLDPYSAFGRMGVNVFRPVYLAVNNLLAWVFNSFGNYTFYHTDIYVLSMASLFIGLLTFCGIGWLAWKYGRTWCNTVCPVGTLLGFLSRYSFGRIRIEADACVSCGLCERQCKAGCIDSKAKKVDQSRCVDCYNCLSVCHKHSIKYGLGWKKGRKTPEKPVDTSKRQFVATVGALSLLLPNKVLAQGKAVVKANKSWQREHPLSPPGSQSAEHLLKHCTACHLCVTKCPSRVLKPAFMDYGLGGMMQPKMDFGHGFCNFDCTVCSEVCPNGALLPLTKEEKHKLQMGRVVFVRENCIVNTDETSCGACSEHCPTQAVTMIPYKNGLTIPSVNPDICVGCGGCEYVCPVRPFRAIYIEGNPVHQEAKPFQEAEKKEVILDDFGF, from the coding sequence ATGCTAAAAAAATTACGTGTTTTGTTTGCGGTAGTCATGGGGGCCGTGATTACCTTTTATTTCCTGGATTTTGCCGGTTTAACTACAGGATGGCCTAATCTGGCACGGATACAGTTTGTCCCGGCCTTATTGGCGGGGAGTTTCGGAATTGTATTGATCCTGCTGGTGGCGACACTATTATTCGGGCGTATTTATTGTTCGGTGATTTGCCCGATGGGTATTTTTCAGGATGTCGTAGCTTGGATAGCGAAGAGAATAAATCGTAAAAAGCATTATCGTTATACCCGTGAAAAACGCGTTTTGCGTTATGGGGTGTTGGGAATAGTGGTGTTGGCTTTTTTACTCGGTGCTACCGTTTTGTTAAGCCTGCTCGATCCATATAGTGCATTTGGACGGATGGGGGTAAATGTTTTCCGGCCTGTTTATTTGGCTGTAAATAATTTGCTGGCCTGGGTATTCAATAGTTTCGGTAATTATACATTTTATCATACCGATATTTATGTATTGAGTATGGCCTCTCTTTTCATCGGGCTCCTGACTTTCTGCGGGATTGGCTGGTTGGCCTGGAAGTATGGCCGTACCTGGTGTAATACTGTCTGTCCGGTAGGAACATTATTGGGTTTCTTATCGCGTTATTCTTTTGGGCGGATACGGATAGAGGCCGATGCCTGTGTTTCATGTGGGCTTTGTGAGCGGCAATGTAAGGCGGGATGTATCGATAGCAAGGCCAAAAAGGTAGATCAGAGCCGTTGTGTGGACTGCTATAATTGTCTGTCGGTTTGCCATAAGCATAGTATAAAATACGGATTGGGGTGGAAGAAAGGGCGGAAGACGCCGGAAAAGCCGGTGGATACTTCTAAGCGGCAGTTTGTGGCTACCGTAGGGGCTTTGTCTTTACTTCTTCCCAACAAAGTGCTGGCTCAGGGAAAGGCTGTCGTTAAAGCCAATAAATCCTGGCAAAGAGAGCATCCGTTGAGCCCTCCCGGTTCTCAAAGTGCAGAGCATTTATTGAAACATTGTACGGCTTGTCATCTTTGTGTCACCAAATGTCCTTCGCGTGTGTTGAAACCTGCCTTTATGGATTATGGTTTAGGGGGGATGATGCAACCGAAAATGGATTTCGGTCATGGTTTTTGTAACTTCGATTGTACGGTATGTTCTGAAGTGTGTCCGAACGGGGCTTTATTGCCGCTTACCAAAGAGGAAAAGCATAAGCTGCAGATGGGACGGGTGGTTTTTGTCCGCGAAAATTGTATCGTCAATACCGACGAGACCAGTTGCGGGGCTTGCTCCGAACATTGTCCTACTCAGGCCGTGACTATGATTCCTTATAAAAATGGCTTGACGATCCCTTCCGTGAATCCCGATATTTGTGTCGGATGCGGGGGATGTGAATATGTCTGCCCGGTACGTCCGTTCCGCGCCATCTATATCGAAGGGAATCCGGTGCATCAGGAAGCTAAACCTTTTCAGGAAGCAGAGAAAAAAGAGGTAATACTCGATGATTTCGGATTCTGA
- a CDS encoding DUF3137 domain-containing protein — protein MEQNFQDIYEQLQSRIRQAEDKRLQLKAKGTKNGLIAGGITLVAGVVVSLIIGGGWPGILIACMLGLIVLFSCIQSKSGELCAYYKENIISSIISYLCQEASYRPESGIAESVFMNSRLFSTSPDRYRSEDLICGKIDKTSFICSEIIAEEKRVTTDSKGRRQEHWIDIFRGFFFIADFNKNFQGQTVVFRNSWFKLNLGKQRVKLENPNFEKQFDVFSTDQVEARYILTPNLMERLLELDSRFPGKITVSFRDSSVIIAIPDQTNHFETNIWECQLNTDKLKREFGTLVNLFQIIHDLNLNLRIWTKD, from the coding sequence ATGGAACAAAACTTTCAGGATATTTATGAACAATTGCAATCCCGAATCCGACAAGCAGAAGACAAGAGACTGCAATTAAAAGCGAAAGGAACGAAAAACGGGCTGATAGCGGGGGGTATTACCCTTGTGGCAGGAGTTGTCGTCAGCCTGATTATCGGAGGGGGATGGCCGGGTATCCTTATAGCATGTATGCTCGGCTTGATCGTACTATTTTCTTGTATTCAGTCCAAGTCGGGAGAATTATGTGCTTATTATAAAGAAAATATCATCTCGTCCATTATTTCCTATCTTTGCCAGGAAGCAAGTTACCGGCCGGAAAGCGGAATCGCAGAATCGGTCTTTATGAACAGCCGGTTATTCAGCACCTCTCCCGACCGTTATCGCAGTGAAGATCTGATTTGCGGAAAAATCGATAAAACCAGTTTTATCTGTTCGGAAATTATAGCCGAAGAAAAACGGGTCACGACCGATTCCAAAGGCCGCAGGCAGGAACACTGGATAGATATTTTCAGAGGTTTCTTTTTTATAGCCGACTTCAACAAAAACTTTCAGGGCCAAACGGTTGTTTTCCGTAACTCCTGGTTCAAACTCAACCTGGGCAAACAGAGAGTAAAACTGGAAAATCCGAACTTTGAAAAGCAGTTCGACGTATTCTCTACAGATCAGGTAGAAGCCCGATACATCCTCACTCCTAATTTAATGGAAAGATTACTCGAACTCGATTCCAGGTTTCCGGGGAAAATAACGGTAAGTTTCAGGGATTCTTCTGTCATTATCGCCATTCCCGATCAAACGAATCATTTTGAAACCAACATTTGGGAATGCCAGTTGAATACGGATAAACTGAAACGGGAATTCGGGACCTTGGTCAATCTATTTCAAATTATTCATGATTTAAACCTGAATCTGCGTATTTGGACCAAAGATTAA
- a CDS encoding DUF362 domain-containing protein: MDRREFLKTLALTGAAVTMKWDGVMDIMAQNTSQAGGCDLVAVMGGEPAEMFRKAIAEFGGMGKFVKAGQKVVVKPNIGWDKVPELAGNTNPELVSEIIKQCFDAGAKEVVVFDHTCDDWRKCYKNSGIEEAAKAAGAKVMPAHEESYYREVELPKAKSLKTAKIHSAILDCDVWINVPILKNHGGAKMTISMKNHMGIVWDRGFFHRNDLQQCIADICTISKPAVLNVVDAYRLMKTNGPRGKSEADVVLAKGLFMSPDIVAVDTAATKFFNQVEKMPLEVVGHLAKGEELKIGTMDINRLKVKRIKI; this comes from the coding sequence ATGGATCGTCGAGAATTTTTAAAGACACTAGCCTTGACAGGGGCTGCTGTGACAATGAAGTGGGATGGGGTGATGGATATCATGGCACAAAATACTTCTCAGGCCGGGGGATGCGATTTGGTCGCCGTAATGGGTGGTGAACCGGCAGAAATGTTCCGGAAAGCAATCGCTGAATTCGGAGGTATGGGGAAATTTGTCAAAGCCGGACAAAAAGTGGTTGTCAAACCGAATATCGGTTGGGATAAAGTGCCCGAATTGGCAGGAAATACCAATCCTGAATTGGTATCTGAAATTATTAAGCAATGTTTCGATGCCGGTGCAAAGGAGGTGGTTGTGTTCGATCATACTTGCGATGACTGGCGGAAATGTTATAAAAACAGCGGAATCGAAGAGGCTGCCAAAGCGGCCGGTGCTAAGGTGATGCCGGCACATGAGGAATCTTATTACCGGGAAGTGGAACTACCTAAGGCCAAAAGCCTGAAAACAGCTAAAATACATTCGGCTATTTTGGATTGTGATGTGTGGATCAATGTTCCTATTTTGAAAAATCACGGTGGGGCTAAAATGACCATTTCGATGAAAAATCATATGGGGATTGTCTGGGATCGCGGATTTTTCCATCGCAATGATTTGCAGCAATGTATCGCTGATATTTGCACAATCAGTAAGCCGGCGGTATTGAATGTCGTGGATGCTTACCGTCTGATGAAAACCAATGGACCGCGCGGAAAATCAGAAGCCGACGTGGTGCTGGCCAAGGGGTTGTTTATGTCGCCGGATATTGTCGCTGTAGATACGGCAGCTACTAAGTTTTTCAATCAGGTGGAAAAGATGCCTCTGGAGGTGGTTGGACATTTGGCTAAAGGAGAGGAGCTTAAAATCGGTACGATGGACATCAATCGCTTGAAAGTGAAGAGGATTAAGATTTGA
- a CDS encoding TPM domain-containing protein — MKRSVLIFFICITSFLQAQDLPEPMRPKRIVNDFTQLFSPQQQQALEQKLRNFNDTSSTQIAIVTVPTLQGYAPSDYAQRLAEKWGVGQKGKDNGVLLLIKPKSRTEKGQVAIAVGYGLEGVIPDAIASRIIRNEIIPEFQQNNYYRGINKATDVLMQLAGGEFTAEQYARKNGNGSAEVIIIPILILFLLPLFFRRKKGYTTGSHGSGGIPPIFFGGFGGGGSNFGSFSGGSGSFGGFGGGSFGGGGASGSW; from the coding sequence ATGAAACGATCAGTCCTTATTTTCTTTATATGCATTACTTCCTTTTTACAGGCTCAGGATCTACCCGAACCGATGCGCCCCAAACGGATAGTCAATGATTTCACTCAGCTGTTCAGTCCACAGCAACAACAAGCATTGGAGCAAAAGTTGAGAAATTTTAACGACACTTCTTCCACCCAGATCGCAATAGTAACCGTACCCACCCTACAAGGCTACGCCCCCAGCGATTATGCCCAGCGTTTAGCTGAAAAATGGGGAGTCGGCCAAAAAGGAAAAGACAACGGAGTCTTACTTCTGATCAAGCCCAAGAGCAGGACAGAAAAAGGACAAGTAGCCATTGCCGTCGGATATGGATTGGAAGGAGTCATTCCGGATGCCATCGCTTCGAGAATCATCCGGAACGAAATTATACCTGAATTTCAACAAAACAATTATTACCGGGGAATTAACAAAGCGACAGATGTACTCATGCAGCTTGCCGGTGGGGAATTTACAGCCGAACAATATGCCCGCAAAAACGGAAATGGCAGTGCCGAAGTGATCATCATTCCTATCTTGATCCTATTTCTCCTGCCTCTGTTTTTCCGAAGAAAAAAAGGGTATACCACAGGTAGCCATGGAAGTGGAGGAATCCCTCCCATATTTTTCGGAGGTTTCGGCGGTGGCGGCAGCAATTTCGGTTCTTTCAGCGGAGGTAGCGGAAGCTTCGGAGGTTTCGGCGGAGGGAGTTTCGGCGGTGGCGGGGCCAGTGGAAGCTGGTAA
- a CDS encoding calcium/sodium antiporter, with protein MLLNIIYLLAGFIILVYGANLLVDGGAALAHRLKVPNIVIGLTVVAFGTSTPELVVNIISSIEGSSALALGNVLGSNIFNIMAILGVTALFVPIGIKRSTTWIEIPLAVLAAVLILILANGEPAGIITRAEGFCLLCFFAVFIAYTLFIAKRGGQETEEVNIKPYSLKKSVLFILLGLAGLVGGGRLLVDGAVSLAQMAGISERIIGLTIISIGTSLPELATSLIAARKKNADIAIGNVVGSNIFNTFLILGASAGISPLKVTTDSVTDLWVNIGVSVLLFIFVFTGKGRQINRWEGALFLTLYITYLTLLIVS; from the coding sequence ATGTTACTAAATATCATTTACTTATTAGCAGGGTTTATTATTTTAGTGTATGGAGCCAATTTGCTGGTCGACGGTGGTGCAGCACTGGCCCATCGGCTGAAAGTACCGAATATCGTTATCGGTCTGACGGTAGTAGCCTTCGGTACCTCGACTCCGGAACTTGTAGTGAATATCATTTCATCGATCGAAGGAAGTTCCGCGCTGGCATTAGGTAATGTTCTGGGAAGCAACATATTCAACATCATGGCAATCCTGGGAGTAACCGCCTTATTCGTCCCTATCGGAATCAAAAGATCCACAACATGGATTGAAATTCCGCTGGCTGTACTGGCAGCAGTTCTTATCCTGATATTGGCGAACGGTGAGCCGGCAGGTATCATCACCCGGGCAGAAGGATTTTGTTTACTTTGCTTTTTTGCCGTTTTTATCGCCTACACCTTATTTATTGCCAAACGGGGTGGTCAGGAAACCGAAGAAGTAAATATAAAACCCTACAGCCTGAAGAAATCCGTACTTTTTATTTTGTTAGGTCTAGCCGGCCTCGTCGGAGGAGGACGCTTATTGGTTGACGGAGCAGTCAGTCTGGCTCAGATGGCAGGTATTTCGGAACGAATCATCGGATTGACCATTATCTCTATCGGAACCTCCCTGCCGGAATTAGCCACTTCCTTGATCGCTGCCCGCAAGAAAAACGCAGATATAGCCATCGGAAATGTCGTGGGTTCGAATATCTTCAATACCTTCCTGATCCTGGGAGCTTCGGCCGGCATATCCCCTCTGAAGGTAACAACGGATAGTGTAACCGATTTATGGGTCAATATCGGAGTTTCCGTCCTGCTGTTTATTTTTGTTTTCACCGGCAAGGGAAGACAGATCAACCGCTGGGAGGGTGCCTTATTTTTAACCCTGTATATCACCTATCTGACTTTATTGATCGTATCATAA